A genome region from Lactobacillus sp. ESL0791 includes the following:
- a CDS encoding SLAP domain-containing protein — MISNDKIIHHAYIYDHSNNRISRKFTKAKTTTINYGNPFKIHKKSYYTTTSRRPTLSKLFA; from the coding sequence ATAATCAGCAATGATAAAATCATACACCACGCCTACATTTATGACCATAGCAACAACCGAATTAGCAGGAAGTTCACCAAGGCTAAGACAACCACCATAAATTATGGTAACCCCTTCAAAATTCATAAGAAGAGTTACTACACCACTACATCAAGAAGGCCAACTTTAAGTAAACTTTTTGCCTAA
- a CDS encoding DUF2325 domain-containing protein, translating into MFDYRNNLKTILNKTAGDDKSLRNGIAAINAIIKMTADGEEPIEPSSEPNKTKQNNLAIPFAGQKEVKALLVALAELIQSPGSRQAKEQALTKLHQLTFVPKVGKEYGKELGQLDRAIQASVATKETVNQQIFEQALKPKKPVKRDYRKGKRYTVIRLLAGCDLINDDNRRVFTLKESQIHSLNLKSGDIVEAIAEENNPNYEATILRVVGFRELASTEFDKIITFKYGVVQGRPGHLAVSRNIKGEKLRVRGKAVLLPVDASNFQESAAQLVDGAIVDLAWYDGDVRLKKNPADAIKLRWIYQVDRPKAKTAQKKKKAVSSQDAAELSKLDMDLHYQRVGIAVGDNQNEAMLEGIVNRYHGIPIPIDAFQGKKKVIENQLKDLDIVILVTAFAAHDSTWNIREFASKYGVRFAVSSSKGYQAFERALYRAANGLPAYEGNQTIDYRIMEENK; encoded by the coding sequence ATGTTTGATTACCGTAATAATCTGAAAACAATTTTGAATAAAACAGCTGGCGACGATAAAAGCCTGCGCAATGGCATAGCGGCGATCAATGCCATTATTAAAATGACCGCGGACGGTGAAGAACCAATCGAGCCGTCGTCAGAGCCAAATAAGACGAAGCAAAATAATCTTGCAATTCCCTTTGCCGGTCAGAAAGAAGTAAAGGCGCTGCTGGTGGCGCTTGCTGAATTGATTCAGTCCCCGGGCAGTAGGCAGGCAAAAGAGCAAGCGCTGACAAAGCTGCACCAATTAACCTTTGTCCCCAAAGTGGGCAAGGAATACGGCAAGGAGCTGGGCCAGCTTGACCGGGCCATTCAAGCATCGGTTGCGACTAAGGAAACTGTCAATCAGCAAATTTTTGAACAGGCGCTGAAACCGAAAAAACCGGTTAAACGTGATTACCGCAAGGGCAAACGCTATACCGTGATCCGCCTGCTTGCGGGCTGTGACCTGATTAATGATGATAATCGGCGCGTTTTCACCCTGAAAGAGTCGCAGATTCATTCGCTTAATTTGAAGAGCGGGGATATAGTTGAGGCGATTGCGGAAGAAAATAATCCTAATTATGAAGCGACGATTTTGCGCGTGGTCGGTTTTCGCGAGCTTGCCAGCACCGAATTTGATAAAATTATTACTTTTAAATACGGCGTGGTGCAGGGGCGACCTGGACATCTGGCGGTCAGCCGTAATATTAAGGGTGAAAAGCTGCGTGTGCGCGGCAAAGCCGTGCTTCTGCCGGTTGATGCCAGCAATTTTCAGGAGTCTGCTGCCCAGCTGGTTGACGGGGCAATTGTTGATTTGGCTTGGTATGATGGAGATGTTCGTTTGAAGAAGAATCCGGCGGACGCAATCAAGTTGCGCTGGATTTATCAGGTTGACCGACCGAAGGCAAAGACCGCACAGAAAAAGAAAAAGGCTGTTAGCAGCCAGGATGCAGCAGAGTTAAGCAAGTTAGATATGGATTTGCACTACCAGCGCGTGGGCATTGCCGTTGGCGACAACCAGAATGAAGCAATGCTTGAGGGCATTGTCAACCGCTATCACGGCATTCCCATTCCAATTGACGCTTTTCAGGGCAAGAAAAAAGTGATCGAAAATCAGTTAAAGGATCTCGATATTGTGATTTTGGTGACCGCATTCGCTGCGCACGACAGCACCTGGAATATCCGTGAATTCGCCAGCAAGTATGGTGTCCGCTTTGCTGTTAGTTCGAGCAAGGGCTACCAGGCTTTTGAGCGGGCACTCTACCGCGCAGCAAACGGCTTACCTGCTTATGAGGGCAATCAGACGATTGACTACCGAATAATGGAAGAAAATAAGTAA
- a CDS encoding DUF3862 domain-containing protein, whose product MTKFNHKVYFIILLLSILTLTNACANNNAKDDDDYQECLKLRQKFDQIKLADFTQIGKNHVGIYGKGGTTLKQAKKILGKPKSVEKEDKGKTYIWQAGKDYSMVVEVQIVHGRARYKLTQGFKYRRPKDKITLQKYKKLPRGLGYQKIINEFGKPDEVISGGFWSQWYHKNRQEIYYKTDIQGKHESNATITLSIVDNKLFKKEISY is encoded by the coding sequence ATGACTAAATTCAACCACAAAGTTTATTTCATCATTTTGCTGTTAAGCATTCTGACCCTAACAAACGCGTGCGCAAACAACAATGCAAAAGATGACGATGACTACCAGGAATGCCTGAAATTACGACAAAAATTCGACCAGATCAAACTTGCCGATTTTACGCAAATTGGCAAAAATCATGTCGGCATTTACGGCAAAGGCGGGACCACGCTGAAACAAGCAAAAAAAATTCTTGGCAAACCCAAAAGCGTTGAAAAGGAAGACAAAGGCAAAACCTACATCTGGCAAGCCGGGAAAGATTATTCAATGGTAGTTGAGGTACAAATTGTCCATGGTCGAGCCAGATATAAGTTAACTCAAGGTTTTAAATATAGACGACCTAAAGACAAAATTACCCTGCAAAAATACAAAAAATTGCCACGCGGGCTTGGTTATCAAAAAATCATCAATGAATTTGGCAAACCTGATGAAGTAATCTCCGGCGGTTTCTGGAGCCAGTGGTACCACAAAAACCGGCAGGAAATATACTATAAGACGGATATTCAAGGTAAGCATGAATCCAATGCAACCATCACCCTGTCAATTGTTGACAATAAATTATTTAAGAAGGAAATCAGCTATTAA
- a CDS encoding YitT family protein produces MTTIKKPFPWKRGLILLAGLEIVALAVNFFYAPLNTAVGGSTGISILVDAVWGINRSVTVFIINLLMLILAFIFLGKKKVCNIVVGSMLLPVLMQITPSFKVIDNDLLAMIYGGALMGFGVSLLYRVNASSGGTTVPPLILQKYLYIDSATSLFIIDMAIIFLNVFVDGWNAFFLAAFSQVITTLTMRYTETGFNKKYQVRVMSNRKIDEIRAMLQEEYQGLTIYDVTGGYSDKDKQLLWVVVDPNEYGRLVSHVQDIDADAFIITESVAKVHGGRWRI; encoded by the coding sequence ATGACAACGATCAAAAAACCATTCCCGTGGAAACGCGGCCTGATTTTACTTGCCGGTCTTGAAATTGTGGCCCTTGCCGTTAATTTCTTTTACGCGCCACTCAATACTGCCGTCGGCGGCTCCACCGGTATTTCGATTTTAGTCGATGCCGTGTGGGGAATTAACCGCTCTGTAACGGTGTTTATCATCAATTTATTGATGTTAATTTTAGCATTTATTTTTCTAGGCAAAAAAAAGGTGTGCAATATTGTTGTCGGCAGCATGCTTTTGCCGGTTTTGATGCAAATTACGCCCAGTTTCAAGGTGATTGATAATGATCTGCTGGCAATGATTTATGGCGGGGCCTTGATGGGCTTTGGCGTGTCGCTGCTATACCGGGTAAATGCTTCAAGCGGAGGGACAACGGTGCCGCCGCTGATTTTGCAAAAATATTTATACATTGATTCGGCTACCAGCCTGTTTATCATTGATATGGCAATCATTTTCCTGAATGTATTTGTTGACGGCTGGAACGCATTTTTCCTCGCGGCATTTTCGCAGGTGATTACCACGCTAACGATGCGCTATACCGAAACTGGGTTCAACAAAAAATATCAGGTGCGAGTGATGAGCAACCGCAAGATAGATGAAATTCGGGCAATGTTACAGGAGGAATATCAGGGCCTAACGATTTATGATGTGACCGGCGGCTACAGCGATAAGGACAAGCAGCTGCTGTGGGTGGTTGTCGATCCCAATGAGTACGGCCGGCTCGTGTCGCACGTGCAGGACATTGATGCCGATGCGTTTATTATTACCGAAAGCGTGGCGAAGGTTCACGGCGGAAGGTGGCGGATTTGA
- the rplU gene encoding 50S ribosomal protein L21: protein MYAIIKTGGKQYKVAEGDSVYVEKLDVEEGKEVTFDQVILVADGKDVKVGSPLVAGAKVSAKVEKQGKEKKVVTFKYKPKKHSHSKYGHRQPYTKVTVEKIELS from the coding sequence ATGTACGCAATTATCAAGACCGGTGGCAAGCAATACAAAGTTGCCGAAGGTGACAGCGTTTATGTTGAGAAGCTGGATGTTGAAGAAGGCAAAGAAGTTACTTTTGACCAAGTTATCTTGGTAGCTGACGGCAAAGACGTTAAAGTCGGCAGTCCGTTAGTTGCAGGTGCCAAAGTATCTGCCAAAGTTGAGAAGCAGGGTAAGGAAAAGAAAGTTGTTACTTTCAAGTACAAGCCAAAGAAGCACTCACATTCTAAGTACGGCCACCGTCAACCTTATACTAAGGTTACAGTTGAAAAGATTGAATTAAGCTAG
- the rpmA gene encoding 50S ribosomal protein L27 codes for MNIFGLKLFAHHKGGGSTSNGRNSAGRRLGAKAGDGQTIHAGTIIYRQRGTKIHPGKNVGQGGDDTLFALVSGVVKFERYDKYRKQVSVIPVEEEAK; via the coding sequence ATGAATATTTTTGGTTTGAAATTATTTGCCCACCACAAGGGTGGCGGTTCTACTTCTAATGGTCGTAATTCAGCTGGTCGTCGTTTAGGCGCTAAAGCTGGAGACGGACAAACTATTCATGCAGGGACGATTATTTACCGTCAACGCGGTACGAAGATTCACCCAGGCAAGAATGTTGGTCAAGGCGGCGATGATACTTTATTTGCATTAGTAAGTGGAGTAGTTAAATTTGAACGTTATGACAAGTACAGAAAGCAAGTTTCTGTAATTCCGGTTGAAGAAGAAGCTAAATAA
- a CDS encoding Xaa-Pro peptidase family protein gives MTEENELLTLLNKRIASVTNLIKDAGADALIIFNQANYRYLTNFTGEEAQLIVTAHGDRILLSDSRFADQIKAQAPGKLAVIMKRGDQDQEITKQLQALNLKKVLVEGEFVSAVEYANLQRLNPDLEFSICEELVERVRNVKDELELRALRQAIAISMASFKGILPLVKPGAIERNVGAKLDYLFKINGGEGPSFDTIIASGVRSAWAHGVASDKEIADGDMVVIDFGAFYHGYAADITRTVAVGKVDREMHQIYDIVHEAQRRGIAAAVAGNHGRDVDAAARDYINEQGYGQYFGHGIGHGIGLEIHELCQPALPFGKQELVNNMVHTVEPGIYLPNKGGVRIEDDVLINGQNPEVLSTLPKDELISL, from the coding sequence ATGACTGAAGAAAATGAATTATTGACCTTATTGAATAAGCGAATTGCGTCAGTGACAAACTTAATTAAAGATGCAGGTGCTGATGCACTCATTATTTTTAATCAAGCAAACTACCGATATTTGACTAATTTTACTGGTGAGGAAGCACAGTTAATTGTAACCGCGCACGGTGACCGCATCCTGCTGTCAGATTCGCGTTTTGCCGACCAAATTAAGGCTCAGGCACCGGGAAAATTAGCCGTGATTATGAAGCGCGGTGACCAGGATCAGGAAATTACCAAGCAGCTGCAGGCACTGAACTTGAAGAAAGTGCTGGTTGAAGGAGAATTTGTTTCCGCAGTGGAATATGCCAACTTGCAGCGCTTAAACCCTGACCTTGAGTTTTCAATCTGTGAGGAACTGGTTGAGCGGGTGCGCAATGTTAAAGACGAGCTGGAACTTAGGGCCTTGCGGCAGGCAATTGCTATCTCGATGGCTAGTTTCAAGGGAATTTTACCGTTGGTAAAACCCGGTGCCATTGAACGCAATGTTGGTGCCAAGCTTGACTACTTGTTTAAGATTAATGGCGGAGAAGGGCCTAGTTTTGATACGATTATCGCTTCGGGCGTGCGCTCGGCCTGGGCACACGGCGTTGCCAGCGACAAAGAAATTGCGGACGGCGACATGGTGGTGATCGATTTTGGTGCGTTTTATCATGGTTATGCAGCCGATATTACGCGAACGGTTGCTGTGGGCAAGGTTGATCGTGAAATGCATCAGATTTATGACATTGTGCACGAAGCCCAGCGGCGCGGAATTGCGGCAGCGGTTGCCGGCAATCATGGCCGCGATGTTGATGCGGCCGCCCGTGACTACATTAACGAGCAAGGCTATGGGCAGTATTTTGGTCACGGCATCGGTCACGGGATCGGACTCGAAATTCACGAATTATGTCAACCGGCACTCCCGTTTGGCAAGCAAGAACTGGTAAATAATATGGTTCACACAGTTGAACCGGGAATTTACCTGCCAAATAAAGGCGGCGTCAGAATTGAGGACGATGTTTTAATCAATGGGCAAAATCCGGAAGTTTTATCGACCTTGCCCAAAGATGAATTAATTTCTTTATAA
- the efp gene encoding elongation factor P, which produces MISVNEFKNGLTIKFNNDLWRIVEFQHVKPGKGSAFVRSKLKSLTTGAVQENTFRSTAKVETAEITTKEMQYLYNDGASYVFMDTETYDQLSVPTEQIKEESKYLKENMVVSVIMHEGKTLGIQLPNTVDLTVAKTEPNIKGDTSSGGGKPATMETGLVVNVPFFISEGDVLTINTVDGTYVSRANK; this is translated from the coding sequence ATGATTTCAGTTAACGAATTTAAGAATGGTTTGACCATTAAATTTAATAATGATTTATGGCGAATCGTTGAATTTCAGCACGTTAAGCCGGGAAAGGGCAGCGCCTTTGTTCGCTCAAAGCTGAAGAGTTTAACCACGGGGGCAGTTCAGGAAAATACTTTTAGGTCAACTGCCAAGGTGGAAACTGCAGAAATTACGACGAAGGAAATGCAGTACCTGTATAATGACGGTGCAAGTTATGTCTTTATGGACACGGAAACTTACGACCAATTATCAGTGCCGACTGAACAAATCAAGGAAGAATCCAAGTACCTTAAAGAAAATATGGTTGTCAGTGTTATTATGCATGAAGGTAAAACGTTAGGGATTCAGTTGCCGAATACGGTTGACTTGACGGTTGCCAAGACTGAACCTAATATCAAGGGTGACACGTCTTCTGGCGGCGGCAAGCCGGCAACAATGGAAACCGGACTAGTTGTCAACGTTCCGTTCTTCATTAGTGAGGGCGATGTGTTGACGATTAATACCGTTGACGGCACCTATGTATCGCGTGCAAATAAGTAA
- a CDS encoding Asp23/Gls24 family envelope stress response protein: MVDSSKIVLDGKENSEQIEIDPRVLEVIMGIAAQKVDGVAGMQGNMISGINRVLGREDRHRGVNVSVDSDNNIVADVYIYVEAGKFVPKVATSLQTKLKAQLLQMTDLILKEINVHVVGLVFPDEKVEDNQDKSELFSDDNEKDTNESASES; encoded by the coding sequence ATGGTAGATAGTTCAAAAATTGTCTTAGATGGTAAAGAAAACAGTGAACAGATCGAAATTGATCCGCGGGTTCTTGAAGTTATTATGGGCATTGCTGCGCAAAAAGTTGACGGCGTTGCCGGAATGCAGGGCAATATGATTTCCGGCATTAACCGTGTTCTGGGGCGCGAAGACCGCCACCGCGGTGTCAATGTTAGTGTTGACAGCGATAACAATATTGTTGCCGATGTTTACATTTATGTTGAGGCGGGAAAGTTTGTTCCGAAGGTTGCTACATCTCTGCAGACGAAGCTTAAGGCACAATTGCTGCAGATGACCGATTTGATTCTGAAAGAAATTAATGTTCATGTTGTCGGACTAGTTTTCCCAGACGAAAAAGTTGAAGATAATCAAGACAAGTCTGAACTATTTTCGGATGATAATGAAAAGGATACTAATGAATCAGCATCAGAGTCGTAG
- the nusB gene encoding transcription antitermination factor NusB, whose protein sequence is MNQHQSRRVALQAVYLANQEPEYDAAEVESEIVSVLDLKELSAYSKTLIAGVLSQREELKDEIAAHLKKDWRLKRINQITLAILELALYEITSSQEIEPKAAVNEALNLCDEFADPKTKPFVNGILANFIK, encoded by the coding sequence ATGAATCAGCATCAGAGTCGTAGAGTGGCACTGCAGGCAGTATATTTGGCCAATCAGGAGCCGGAGTATGATGCCGCAGAAGTTGAAAGTGAAATTGTTTCCGTGCTTGATTTGAAGGAACTTTCTGCTTATTCAAAAACTTTGATTGCGGGAGTTCTTTCCCAACGTGAAGAGCTAAAAGATGAAATAGCCGCTCACCTGAAAAAGGATTGGCGTCTGAAGCGGATTAATCAAATCACACTGGCGATTCTTGAGCTTGCATTGTATGAAATTACATCCAGCCAAGAAATTGAACCAAAAGCTGCAGTGAATGAGGCCCTGAATTTGTGTGACGAATTTGCTGATCCGAAGACCAAGCCTTTTGTTAATGGAATATTAGCTAATTTCATTAAATAA
- a CDS encoding bifunctional 5,10-methylenetetrahydrofolate dehydrogenase/5,10-methenyltetrahydrofolate cyclohydrolase translates to MGKILDGQGLADLRAARLKKEVQILKNQGQVPLFCVINIGADPASRVYIKSKKKRADEVGIKQKIYQLPVDETQADLLTLIDRLNFAKQVSGIILQLPVPRQIDAAKALARIDPEKDVDCLTPSNVGRLWQGRHFVEPATASGIIALLDYYKIKLAGRNAVIVGRSNIVGKPLAAMLLERDATVSLLHSKTQDLAAHTQEADILVSAVGRPNLITANMVKPGAAVIDVGINRTASGQLVGDVAFAEVREKAGYLTPVPGGVGPLTVESLMEQVVKLTRRQNGR, encoded by the coding sequence ATGGGTAAGATTCTTGATGGACAGGGCTTAGCTGATTTGCGTGCGGCGCGGTTAAAAAAAGAAGTTCAAATTTTAAAAAATCAGGGACAAGTCCCGTTATTTTGCGTAATTAATATTGGTGCCGATCCGGCCAGCAGAGTTTATATTAAGAGTAAAAAGAAGCGTGCAGATGAGGTTGGGATTAAGCAGAAGATTTACCAGTTACCAGTAGATGAAACGCAGGCAGATCTGTTGACGCTGATTGATCGGTTGAATTTTGCTAAACAAGTTTCGGGAATTATCCTGCAGCTGCCGGTGCCGCGGCAGATTGATGCTGCCAAGGCGTTAGCGCGAATTGATCCGGAAAAGGATGTCGATTGCCTGACCCCGAGTAATGTTGGGCGGTTATGGCAGGGCCGGCATTTTGTTGAGCCGGCGACCGCTTCCGGCATTATTGCCCTGCTTGACTATTACAAGATTAAGTTAGCTGGCAGAAATGCCGTAATTGTCGGCCGCAGCAATATTGTGGGCAAGCCGCTGGCGGCAATGCTGCTTGAACGGGATGCGACTGTTTCGCTGCTCCACAGTAAAACACAGGATCTAGCTGCGCACACTCAAGAAGCCGATATTTTGGTTTCGGCAGTCGGCAGACCGAACCTGATTACTGCTAACATGGTTAAGCCAGGCGCAGCTGTGATTGATGTCGGTATTAACCGCACCGCTTCCGGCCAACTTGTTGGGGATGTTGCATTTGCGGAGGTTAGAGAAAAAGCGGGCTACCTCACACCGGTTCCCGGTGGCGTCGGTCCTTTGACCGTTGAGTCATTGATGGAGCAGGTTGTTAAATTAACAAGGAGACAAAATGGCAGATAA
- the xseA gene encoding exodeoxyribonuclease VII large subunit, whose translation MADNKYLTVTDLNYYITQKFKNDPYLHKVFLQGELSNFRFRRNSHQYFSLKDEKSKINVVMFRSYFDKVKFKPEEGMKVYVTGYVSVYGAQGSYQFYAETMEPAGLGALYEQLKQLQAKLAKEGLFDRSHKKSLPRFPDNIAVITSASGAVIHDILVTANRRFPHAEVDLFPAQVQGDRAADSLVSAMRQIASYGDKYDVLIIGRGGGSLEDLWPFNEERVVRQVYQMPMPVISSVGHETDTTLCDLVADARAATPTAAAEYATPSLTDELANIHQLQSGLLASMQAIIRGKRDLLNRINNSVIMREPARLYDQQAQTLDMLQQRLERSSKQRVARARQEYQLLKQKLHAAGPGKELRQTKQQVAFLSSRLTNNMQHFLLGKRNLFKQTAQQLDDYSPLKTLERGFVYATDQEGKTLGSVDQISEQEKLNLHFKDGIVKATVNSIRRTNDGNEKE comes from the coding sequence ATGGCAGATAATAAATATCTCACCGTAACGGATTTAAATTATTACATCACCCAAAAATTCAAAAATGATCCGTATCTGCATAAGGTTTTTTTGCAGGGAGAATTATCTAATTTTCGCTTTCGGCGCAATTCTCACCAGTATTTTTCACTGAAAGATGAAAAGTCCAAAATCAATGTCGTGATGTTTCGTTCCTACTTTGATAAGGTTAAATTTAAGCCGGAGGAGGGCATGAAGGTTTACGTTACCGGCTATGTCAGCGTGTACGGTGCCCAGGGCTCATACCAATTTTATGCGGAAACGATGGAACCAGCGGGTTTGGGTGCCCTTTATGAGCAGTTAAAGCAGCTGCAGGCTAAATTAGCAAAAGAAGGTTTGTTCGACCGAAGCCATAAAAAGTCCTTGCCCCGCTTTCCCGATAATATTGCGGTTATTACCAGTGCTTCTGGTGCCGTTATCCATGATATTTTAGTGACAGCTAACCGGCGTTTTCCCCATGCGGAAGTTGATTTGTTTCCGGCGCAGGTGCAGGGCGACCGGGCGGCCGACTCGCTGGTTAGTGCCATGCGGCAAATTGCTTCCTATGGCGACAAGTATGACGTTTTAATTATTGGTCGCGGGGGCGGCTCGCTTGAGGATTTGTGGCCGTTTAATGAGGAGAGAGTAGTACGGCAGGTTTACCAGATGCCGATGCCGGTGATTTCTTCGGTTGGCCACGAAACCGATACGACATTGTGCGATTTGGTTGCTGATGCGCGGGCAGCCACGCCAACAGCTGCTGCCGAGTATGCGACACCAAGTCTCACGGACGAACTAGCGAATATTCACCAGCTGCAAAGCGGTTTGCTTGCCAGTATGCAAGCAATCATCCGCGGCAAACGGGACCTGTTAAACAGAATCAATAATTCGGTAATCATGCGTGAACCCGCGAGGTTATACGATCAGCAGGCGCAAACGCTGGATATGCTGCAGCAGCGGCTTGAGCGTAGCAGCAAGCAAAGAGTCGCCCGGGCACGTCAAGAATACCAGTTGCTGAAGCAAAAATTACATGCTGCAGGACCGGGAAAAGAATTACGGCAGACAAAGCAGCAGGTAGCTTTTTTAAGCAGCCGTCTAACAAATAACATGCAGCACTTTTTACTCGGAAAACGCAACTTGTTCAAACAGACCGCCCAGCAGCTGGATGATTACAGTCCGCTGAAAACTTTGGAGCGCGGGTTTGTGTATGCAACCGATCAGGAAGGCAAGACTCTAGGCTCAGTTGACCAGATCAGCGAACAGGAAAAACTTAACTTGCACTTTAAGGACGGAATCGTTAAGGCAACAGTAAATTCAATTAGGAGAACAAACGATGGCAACGAAAAAGAATAA
- a CDS encoding exodeoxyribonuclease VII small subunit codes for MATKKNNFEAQLADLQKIVTNLENGNVPLEDALEQFQTGVKISRNLNKTLTEAEQTVAKLIDSDGAEHPLDPNNANAPEE; via the coding sequence ATGGCAACGAAAAAGAATAATTTTGAAGCACAGCTAGCAGATTTACAAAAAATAGTAACTAATTTGGAAAATGGTAATGTACCTTTGGAGGATGCATTGGAGCAGTTTCAAACCGGTGTGAAAATCAGCCGCAATCTAAATAAAACGTTGACGGAGGCTGAGCAAACAGTTGCCAAGTTAATTGACAGCGATGGCGCTGAACATCCACTTGATCCCAATAATGCTAATGCACCCGAGGAATAA
- a CDS encoding polyprenyl synthetase family protein — MTTFNEFRAHYTPLIDDYLQKHLATEVDDQKISQIMSYSVMAGGKRLRPLLFLATLDALDQQITDHDLRIACGIELIHTYSLIHDDLPAMDNDDYRRGKLTSHKKWGEAEAILAGDALLPLGIQWISEGSQSAALATIITKAVGPNGMVGGQYLDIDSTNNDSVAGDSQFINRMEWLKTGCLIQASVEMAAVAAGASAEQKKQLLVFSRAFGRSYQIYDDLVDVVETSEEAGKATHKDQEAGKNNTLTLLGIKESRLELIKLIDEAKASLTGLNGTVLAGFLALYQKVL, encoded by the coding sequence ATGACTACTTTTAATGAATTTCGTGCACATTACACACCCCTGATTGACGATTATTTACAAAAACATTTGGCAACTGAAGTTGATGATCAAAAAATCAGCCAGATTATGTCCTATTCGGTGATGGCTGGCGGCAAGCGGCTGCGGCCGTTACTTTTCTTGGCAACGCTTGATGCTCTAGACCAGCAGATTACTGACCATGATTTGCGCATTGCCTGCGGGATTGAGCTGATTCATACCTATTCGCTGATTCACGATGATTTGCCGGCGATGGATAATGATGATTACCGTCGCGGCAAGTTAACCAGCCACAAAAAATGGGGCGAAGCAGAAGCAATTTTAGCGGGGGATGCATTGCTGCCATTAGGTATTCAGTGGATTAGCGAGGGCAGTCAGTCTGCCGCGCTTGCAACGATTATTACCAAGGCTGTTGGCCCCAACGGGATGGTTGGCGGGCAATATTTGGATATTGATTCAACTAATAATGACAGTGTTGCTGGCGACAGCCAGTTTATCAACCGCATGGAATGGTTAAAAACCGGCTGCCTGATTCAGGCAAGTGTGGAGATGGCCGCTGTTGCTGCCGGTGCTTCTGCTGAACAAAAAAAGCAGCTGCTCGTTTTCAGCCGGGCATTTGGCCGATCTTACCAGATTTATGATGATCTAGTGGATGTAGTTGAAACTAGCGAGGAAGCTGGCAAGGCCACCCATAAAGATCAAGAAGCCGGAAAGAATAATACGTTAACTTTATTGGGAATCAAAGAAAGCCGGTTGGAACTAATAAAGTTAATCGATGAGGCTAAAGCAAGTTTGACTGGCTTGAACGGAACAGTTCTAGCTGGCTTTCTTGCACTATATCAAAAGGTATTGTAA
- a CDS encoding TlyA family RNA methyltransferase: MTKKRADVLLAQQGIFNSRTQAQRAIMAGLVSDHNHQRIDKSGTLLPEDEVFYVKDDGKKYVSRGGFKLEKALKSFAISLQDKICLDIGASTGGFTDVALQNGAKKVYALDVGYNQLAWQLRDDPRVIVMEKQNFRYSKPADFTQGLPDFAMTDVSFISLDLIMPPMYQILRDHCDAVCLIKPQFEAGPENVGKHGIVHDHAVHVQVIKHTMAKAMALGFNVLGLDFSPIKGGKGNIEFLIHLQKNIASGGQKIWQGSPEEVVEEAVNNL; encoded by the coding sequence ATGACAAAAAAACGTGCGGATGTTTTATTAGCGCAGCAAGGAATCTTTAATTCACGCACCCAGGCTCAGCGAGCAATTATGGCCGGCTTGGTATCGGATCATAATCACCAGCGGATTGATAAGAGCGGAACACTTCTTCCTGAGGATGAGGTCTTTTATGTTAAAGATGATGGCAAAAAGTATGTGTCGCGCGGCGGTTTCAAGTTAGAGAAAGCGCTTAAGTCCTTTGCGATTTCACTACAGGATAAGATCTGCCTGGATATTGGCGCTTCAACCGGCGGTTTTACCGATGTTGCTCTGCAAAATGGCGCGAAAAAAGTTTATGCGCTGGATGTTGGATACAACCAACTGGCCTGGCAATTGCGCGATGATCCCCGCGTGATTGTGATGGAAAAGCAGAATTTTCGTTACAGCAAGCCAGCAGACTTTACCCAAGGGCTGCCGGATTTTGCAATGACCGATGTATCCTTCATTTCGCTCGATTTAATTATGCCCCCAATGTACCAAATTCTGCGGGATCACTGTGATGCGGTGTGCTTGATTAAGCCGCAGTTTGAAGCAGGTCCGGAGAATGTCGGCAAGCACGGGATCGTTCACGATCATGCGGTTCACGTTCAGGTAATTAAGCATACAATGGCTAAGGCAATGGCACTCGGTTTTAACGTTCTTGGCCTTGATTTTTCGCCGATTAAGGGCGGCAAAGGCAACATTGAATTTTTAATTCATTTACAAAAAAATATTGCTTCTGGTGGCCAGAAAATTTGGCAGGGAAGTCCGGAAGAGGTTGTTGAAGAGGCAGTTAATAATCTTTAG